From Candidatus Babeliales bacterium, the proteins below share one genomic window:
- the rplI gene encoding 50S ribosomal protein L9 — MKVYLLKNIEKVGIAGEIIKVSDGYAQNFVFPQKLGVMVTDSNLAFYEKRAKTVDQRKEAIESVTSMLAEQIKALRLSMKRKTHDDNRLYAAISAGDIVDLLAANNVKVSKSQVIFDKSIKNTGSHLVTIKLSSKLQPQFTLKVSGLSEK; from the coding sequence ATGAAAGTTTACTTACTAAAAAACATTGAAAAAGTTGGCATTGCTGGCGAAATTATCAAAGTAAGCGATGGTTATGCACAAAATTTTGTGTTCCCACAAAAGTTAGGCGTTATGGTAACAGATAGCAATCTTGCTTTCTATGAAAAACGAGCAAAAACTGTTGATCAACGTAAAGAAGCTATCGAATCAGTAACAAGCATGCTTGCTGAACAAATCAAAGCTCTACGCTTATCAATGAAAAGAAAAACGCATGATGACAATCGTTTGTATGCTGCAATCAGCGCAGGCGACATTGTTGATTTGCTTGCTGCAAATAATGTTAAAGTTTCAAAAAGCCAAGTTATTTTTGATAAATCTATCAAAAATACCGGCTCACACTTGGTAACCATAAAACTTTCTTCAAAATTGCAACCGCAATTCACACTGAAAGTTTCTGGATTATCAGAAAAATAA
- the ileS gene encoding isoleucine--tRNA ligase, with the protein MSDETKKNEYSGTLNLPRTDFPIRAQFSISDAIMLKRWNDEKLSEKTFTHNQGETKFILHDGPPYANGNIHLGHAYNKILKDIVTKFERMAGKHVPIIPGWDCHGLPIELKVTQEHKNLSRQELKTECRLYAQKWIDVQREEFKKLGVMMHWDTPYTTMSFSYEAAILRAFAEFVAQGFIQKKLKTVPWCASCQTVLANAEIEYAERKDPSIYVQFPFSQSISSKLFPETAGRQVSLLVWTTTPWTLPLNRAVVLRPKAEYALVEMSGKLVIIGKDLVEKVAAITGMTAQVLKTFAAEHLIGQKVSHPFIQDFQVPVIGDGFVSLEDGTACVHSAPGCGPEDYEVGIKNNLEIYSPLSPDGKYTTEIKPFELAGMPVVDGQIWVIKKLAELDLILFKQSIRHSYPHCWRCRNGLIFRATSQWFCDLTQHNLKQRALDAIKDLKMIPETGKNRFSATLEGRLEWCLSRQRTWGVPIPALNCTTCGHVFTSPELIETAALGVEKEGIEFWDKVSVQDLGNYSCSSCLSISFQKEFDILDVWFESGVSHYAVLRNNPDQAYPADMYLEGKDQHRAWFQSSLLTSLVLEKIACMKEIVTHGFTVDQHGKKMSKSLGNVVTPGEIVDKVGTDGLRLWVASNDYDSDPIVSELLLKNVSEVYRKIRNTSRFLLSNLYDFDIKKDAILFENMFAIDQQALVRLHQFNQTVQNAYRDRKMTAAFHELGDYCAKDLSAFYLDIIKDRLYVEKANGVLRRSAQTVCYHILHTMTTVMAPILSMTAEQIFDEYKNSEQESIHLQDFADTQTLFEGVMRAYRSSEQPYLRHAGDDSASAQSEFMAAWGQLSLLRSTILKALENLREQGVIKHSLDSALRLRISPDFSGYKDIEHFIRVLSGQTPEAFFKEYCIVSQVEMVDKPDSSMLEVVPGVFLAASKAAGTKCNRCWQWSTDCSVEGLCGRCAAVLKP; encoded by the coding sequence ATGAGTGATGAAACGAAAAAAAATGAGTATTCAGGTACGTTAAATCTTCCTAGAACAGATTTTCCAATTCGAGCTCAATTTTCTATTTCAGACGCAATTATGCTTAAGCGTTGGAATGATGAAAAACTGAGTGAAAAAACATTTACTCATAATCAAGGTGAAACAAAATTTATTCTTCACGATGGTCCACCGTATGCAAACGGAAACATTCACTTGGGGCATGCATATAATAAAATTTTAAAAGATATTGTGACCAAATTTGAGCGTATGGCTGGTAAGCATGTGCCAATTATTCCTGGTTGGGATTGTCATGGTTTGCCAATTGAGCTTAAAGTTACTCAAGAGCATAAGAATTTATCTCGGCAAGAATTAAAAACAGAGTGTCGTCTTTATGCACAAAAATGGATTGATGTTCAACGCGAGGAATTTAAAAAACTTGGCGTTATGATGCATTGGGATACACCGTATACAACGATGAGTTTTTCATATGAAGCAGCAATTTTACGCGCGTTTGCAGAGTTTGTAGCGCAAGGTTTTATCCAAAAAAAATTAAAAACAGTTCCATGGTGCGCTTCGTGCCAGACCGTTTTAGCGAACGCTGAGATTGAGTACGCAGAGCGTAAAGATCCATCGATCTATGTTCAATTTCCATTTTCTCAGTCCATTTCATCAAAACTTTTCCCCGAGACAGCAGGGCGCCAGGTTAGTCTTTTAGTTTGGACAACGACACCGTGGACATTGCCATTGAATCGTGCCGTTGTGCTACGTCCGAAAGCAGAGTATGCTCTGGTGGAAATGAGCGGTAAGTTGGTCATTATTGGCAAAGATTTGGTTGAGAAAGTTGCAGCGATCACAGGGATGACCGCACAGGTTTTAAAAACTTTTGCAGCAGAACATTTGATTGGTCAAAAAGTATCTCATCCTTTTATACAAGACTTTCAAGTACCAGTCATTGGTGATGGATTTGTTTCACTTGAAGATGGTACCGCATGTGTTCATAGTGCTCCTGGCTGTGGACCGGAGGATTATGAAGTTGGTATAAAAAACAACTTGGAAATTTATTCACCGTTGTCACCGGATGGAAAATATACAACTGAAATTAAGCCGTTTGAGCTTGCAGGCATGCCTGTTGTTGATGGACAAATTTGGGTTATAAAAAAATTAGCAGAACTTGATTTAATACTTTTCAAACAAAGCATTCGACACTCGTACCCGCATTGTTGGCGATGCCGTAATGGACTGATTTTCCGTGCGACGAGCCAATGGTTTTGCGATTTGACGCAACATAATTTGAAGCAACGGGCTTTGGATGCAATCAAAGATTTAAAAATGATTCCAGAGACTGGAAAAAATCGTTTTTCTGCCACGTTAGAAGGGCGACTTGAGTGGTGCCTTTCTCGTCAACGCACCTGGGGAGTTCCAATTCCTGCATTGAATTGCACGACGTGTGGTCATGTATTTACATCACCTGAACTCATTGAGACGGCAGCCCTTGGTGTAGAAAAAGAGGGTATTGAATTTTGGGACAAAGTTTCTGTGCAAGATCTTGGAAATTATTCCTGCTCTTCATGTTTATCAATATCATTTCAAAAAGAATTTGATATTTTAGATGTATGGTTTGAATCTGGCGTAAGTCACTATGCTGTTTTGCGTAATAATCCTGATCAAGCATATCCTGCTGATATGTACCTTGAGGGTAAAGATCAGCATCGTGCATGGTTTCAAAGTTCGCTTTTAACATCGCTTGTGCTTGAAAAAATTGCTTGTATGAAAGAAATCGTAACGCATGGTTTTACCGTTGACCAACATGGTAAAAAAATGTCAAAATCGCTGGGCAACGTAGTTACTCCTGGAGAAATTGTTGACAAGGTTGGTACCGATGGACTTCGTCTGTGGGTGGCAAGTAATGATTATGATAGTGATCCGATCGTTTCTGAACTACTGCTTAAGAACGTTTCAGAGGTGTATCGAAAAATTAGAAACACGAGCCGATTCTTACTTTCGAATTTATATGATTTTGATATAAAAAAAGATGCCATTTTATTTGAAAATATGTTTGCAATTGACCAGCAGGCTTTAGTTCGCTTGCATCAGTTTAATCAAACGGTGCAAAACGCTTACCGCGATCGCAAGATGACGGCTGCGTTTCATGAGCTGGGCGACTATTGCGCTAAAGATTTAAGCGCATTTTATTTAGATATTATCAAAGATCGTCTGTACGTTGAAAAGGCTAATGGGGTTTTGAGACGAAGTGCTCAGACGGTTTGCTATCATATTTTACATACGATGACGACGGTTATGGCGCCGATCCTTTCCATGACTGCTGAGCAGATATTTGATGAATATAAAAATTCAGAGCAAGAATCAATTCATTTACAAGATTTTGCCGACACTCAGACTTTGTTTGAAGGCGTGATGCGTGCGTATCGATCGAGCGAGCAACCGTACCTGCGCCATGCGGGTGATGATAGCGCGTCTGCGCAGTCTGAATTTATGGCTGCATGGGGGCAACTATCGTTACTGCGTTCTACTATTTTAAAAGCTCTTGAGAATTTGCGTGAGCAGGGCGTGATCAAACATTCACTGGACAGCGCTCTACGCCTTCGCATAAGCCCAGATTTTTCCGGATATAAAGACATTGAGCATTTCATTCGTGTTTTATCTGGTCAAACTCCAGAAGCCTTTTTTAAAGAATATTGCATTGTTTCCCAGGTTGAAATGGTAGATAAGCCGGATAGCTCAATGCTTGAGGTGGTCCCAGGGGTTTTTCTAGCGGCGAGCAAAGCTGCGGGAACAAAATGCAATCGCTGTTGGCAATGGTCGACTGATTGTAGCGTTGAGGGACTTTGTGGCCGGTGTGCTGCAGTTTTAAAACCGTAG
- a CDS encoding NUDIX hydrolase, whose amino-acid sequence MHRSKLLTLLQAYNPTDHEEIEAKQRMILFVEQNADCFQRSLAIGHMTASAWLESKDGSKALLMHHNKLNIWCQLGGHCDGDCDILAVALKEAQEESGIENVAAISTEIFDIDIHFIPENSREKGHYHYDVRFLLRVTSNEEFVGNSESKELRWVGKDRSLLPTDSRSVVRMFDKWVQRG is encoded by the coding sequence ATGCATAGATCGAAGTTATTAACATTGTTGCAAGCATATAATCCAACAGATCATGAAGAAATTGAAGCGAAGCAACGAATGATATTATTCGTGGAGCAAAATGCTGATTGTTTTCAGCGGTCGCTTGCAATTGGGCACATGACAGCTTCTGCATGGCTTGAGAGTAAGGATGGATCTAAGGCACTGCTTATGCATCATAACAAATTGAATATTTGGTGTCAGCTTGGTGGTCACTGTGATGGTGACTGCGATATTTTGGCAGTAGCTCTTAAAGAGGCGCAAGAAGAATCTGGCATTGAAAACGTTGCTGCAATTAGTACTGAAATATTTGATATTGATATTCATTTTATTCCTGAAAACAGTCGTGAAAAAGGGCACTATCACTACGACGTACGATTTTTATTACGTGTTACCAGTAATGAAGAGTTTGTGGGAAATAGTGAGTCAAAAGAATTACGCTGGGTAGGCAAAGACAGAAGCCTTTTACCAACTGACAGTCGATCAGTTGTTCGTATGTTTGATAAATGGGTACAAAGAGGGTAA
- the murD gene encoding UDP-N-acetylmuramoyl-L-alanine--D-glutamate ligase translates to MKTINLKNKNIGIWGLGVVGKSVLEYVKQFTDHIQILDSKPHETIDVIIQTPQSIKKFLDFNDIIIPSPGVALHSYQKKYGAKFICELDIFTAQIATNATHINTIAITGTVGKTSITNLLQQSIPDSVAAGNIGYAMLNVCNLHPQPQTIVLELSSYQLHYAHHFAPDLAIWTNFFPNHLDHHKTKKEYFVAKCNLIKHQTNNQIALLPYHLIEKIKKHVDVSSRVYLFCPHKPRKKITNPIFYIQKNNVVLDDGLRTVIQPTSSSLSDVRPECFAKQNVSRDTRIYGGQAGLKPLVVFKNIHLLPDVTFQQNWLIIIASLHLQRIPFDQLITMTHTVQDQEHRVEFVRNLNGVDIYNDSKSTVWQATHKATERFKHKKIALFLGGMSKGTNRSPLIKFLTKQQVCVFAFGKEAEILSSLCKKYNVQCYTSATLQQALDQYLSLQDNPVQNNFEILLFSPAGSSFDLFKNYQDRGNQFKKMIMQLL, encoded by the coding sequence ATGAAAACAATCAATCTAAAAAACAAAAATATCGGTATTTGGGGCCTTGGCGTAGTCGGCAAATCAGTACTTGAATACGTTAAACAATTCACCGACCACATTCAAATTCTGGATAGTAAGCCACACGAAACTATTGATGTAATTATTCAAACACCGCAGTCAATTAAAAAATTTTTAGATTTCAATGACATCATTATCCCAAGTCCTGGCGTTGCGCTGCATTCCTATCAAAAAAAATATGGCGCAAAATTCATATGCGAGCTTGATATTTTCACAGCACAAATTGCGACTAATGCTACGCATATAAATACAATTGCTATCACTGGAACAGTTGGAAAAACAAGTATCACCAATTTGCTACAACAAAGCATTCCGGATTCTGTAGCCGCAGGAAACATTGGATACGCAATGCTTAACGTGTGCAACTTACATCCACAGCCGCAAACAATAGTACTCGAGCTTTCAAGCTATCAGCTACACTACGCACACCATTTTGCACCAGACTTAGCAATCTGGACCAATTTTTTTCCAAATCATCTTGATCATCACAAAACTAAAAAAGAATATTTTGTCGCTAAATGCAATCTCATCAAGCATCAAACAAACAATCAGATCGCCCTGCTGCCCTACCATTTAATTGAAAAAATAAAAAAGCATGTCGATGTATCATCACGCGTATATCTTTTTTGCCCGCACAAGCCACGTAAAAAAATAACAAATCCAATATTTTACATTCAGAAAAATAATGTTGTTTTGGACGATGGTTTACGGACTGTGATCCAGCCTACGTCTTCAAGTTTAAGTGACGTTCGTCCCGAGTGTTTTGCGAAGCAAAATGTATCGAGGGATACTAGAATCTACGGCGGACAAGCCGGGCTAAAGCCCTTAGTTGTTTTTAAAAACATACACTTACTACCTGATGTCACATTTCAGCAAAATTGGCTCATCATCATTGCAAGTTTGCATCTCCAACGTATTCCATTCGATCAGCTCATCACTATGACACACACCGTGCAAGATCAAGAGCATCGTGTTGAATTTGTCCGCAATCTAAACGGTGTTGATATTTATAACGATTCAAAATCAACGGTATGGCAAGCAACCCATAAAGCGACAGAACGTTTTAAACATAAAAAAATCGCTCTTTTCCTTGGCGGAATGAGTAAAGGTACTAATCGATCACCGCTGATAAAATTTTTAACGAAGCAACAAGTGTGCGTGTTTGCTTTTGGAAAAGAAGCTGAAATTTTATCATCACTCTGCAAAAAATATAACGTGCAATGTTACACATCTGCAACATTGCAGCAAGCGCTAGACCAATATCTTTCACTTCAGGATAATCCTGTTCAGAATAATTTTGAGATTCTTTTATTTTCACCCGCTGGATCAAGTTTTGATCTTTTCAAAAATTACCAAGATCGTGGCAATCAATTTAAAAAAATGATTATGCAGTTACTGTAA
- the ftsW gene encoding putative lipid II flippase FtsW — protein sequence MFIEQRLKYDLTMFLLISMTFVMLGIIFVYSSSSFFALETLNQPLYFVKKQLIGLVVGILAFLLARSISLQFLKSVSFFALLATTIATALPLVSFLSHKMNGSHRWLNLHGFIFQPSEVLKVALVIYLASILSRKKILDNNTLKTALPLSIIMGVIGLVLLKQPDFGCLATLFATTLIMLFVANLPLRYFIGTIVAALPVAFFMIYLQPYRWQRIVTYLDPWQDPQGTGFQIIQSLIAIGSGGLWGTGIAQSQQKFFYLPMQHTDFIFAIMAEEIGFIGSLFFIILCMLFAWFGFRISWNLKNMFSMFLVQGVTTIISLQFIINLFVSTGLAPTKGIGLPFISYGNTALVCNLFMIGLVANAVQSND from the coding sequence ATGTTTATAGAACAAAGACTTAAATATGATTTGACCATGTTCCTACTCATCAGCATGACGTTTGTAATGCTCGGAATTATTTTCGTATACTCTTCAAGCTCTTTTTTCGCACTTGAGACACTCAACCAACCACTTTATTTCGTCAAAAAACAACTTATTGGTCTTGTGGTAGGAATTTTAGCTTTTCTTTTGGCTCGTTCAATTTCACTACAGTTTTTAAAAAGTGTCAGTTTTTTTGCATTGCTTGCCACAACGATCGCCACAGCACTTCCTTTAGTTAGTTTTTTAAGCCATAAAATGAATGGCTCGCACCGTTGGTTAAACCTTCATGGATTTATATTTCAACCAAGCGAAGTTTTAAAAGTTGCGCTCGTTATTTATTTAGCTTCCATTCTTTCTCGAAAAAAAATACTGGATAACAATACGCTTAAAACAGCATTGCCGCTTTCTATCATCATGGGAGTTATCGGGCTCGTGCTTCTCAAGCAGCCTGATTTTGGATGCTTGGCAACGCTTTTTGCAACAACGCTGATCATGCTTTTTGTGGCAAATTTACCTCTCAGATATTTTATCGGTACCATTGTGGCTGCACTACCCGTTGCATTTTTTATGATCTATTTACAACCATACCGGTGGCAACGAATTGTGACGTACCTTGACCCTTGGCAAGATCCTCAAGGAACAGGATTTCAAATTATTCAATCACTTATCGCAATTGGGTCCGGAGGATTATGGGGAACAGGAATTGCACAATCACAACAAAAATTTTTCTATCTTCCTATGCAACATACTGATTTTATTTTTGCCATCATGGCAGAAGAAATTGGATTTATCGGATCTTTGTTTTTTATAATTCTATGCATGCTCTTTGCATGGTTTGGATTTAGAATTTCATGGAATTTAAAAAACATGTTTTCAATGTTTTTAGTGCAAGGAGTTACTACCATAATTTCGTTGCAATTTATCATCAATCTGTTTGTATCAACTGGCCTTGCCCCAACCAAAGGTATCGGCCTTCCATTTATTAGCTATGGAAACACAGCGCTTGTCTGCAATCTTTTTATGATTGGATTGGTCGCAAACGCTGTGCAGTCAAATGATTGA
- a CDS encoding leucyl aminopeptidase, whose amino-acid sequence MKIETKISTKNAFDLGSKSVAFFIQEKFQEKDFAALSKTTGVDLGQFLKECKFTGAQGSVAHLPVFGKGKTITYLYFAGLGLQGADKKLSLETLRRSIGSVVKAAAAKGFESLALDLPEAKLFGLDADYFMQQVTTIVHIASYKFDTYITTIDKKDRAKVLEVTLCVETSEQKSAKSGNEIGSVIGQAVNRTRDWVDTPANHLHPTALADHAKKLAKEKGLKCTIFSEEEIKKMGMGGIAGVSAGSAQDAKFVILEYKSKKAKAQTIGFVGKGITFDSGGLSIKPANSMEEMKEDMAGAASVINTLAALADLNPDVNVIGFAAITENLLGGSAQKPGDIVTFYNGKTAEVRNTDAEGRLVLADALSYAVKNYKLDAIIDVATLTGACIYAVGPFFSALLSDNDELAGKVQQAAQHSGDYVWRLPFTLDFKDAVKSSVADIQNVGNPAIAAGTITAAWFLRHFTDEVPWVHLDIASTAYNVPNISYYGKGATGSSVRLLIDVAMNWKK is encoded by the coding sequence ATGAAAATAGAAACTAAAATTTCTACAAAAAATGCTTTTGATCTTGGTAGCAAGTCAGTAGCATTTTTTATTCAAGAAAAATTTCAAGAAAAAGATTTTGCAGCTTTAAGCAAAACAACAGGCGTTGATCTTGGTCAATTTTTAAAAGAATGTAAATTTACCGGAGCACAGGGATCAGTTGCTCATCTGCCAGTTTTTGGTAAAGGCAAAACAATTACCTACTTGTATTTTGCAGGACTTGGTTTGCAGGGTGCTGATAAAAAATTAAGTTTAGAAACTTTACGTAGATCAATTGGCTCTGTTGTTAAAGCTGCTGCGGCAAAAGGTTTTGAGTCATTGGCATTGGATTTGCCTGAAGCAAAACTGTTTGGTCTTGATGCTGATTATTTCATGCAGCAAGTAACAACCATTGTGCATATTGCAAGTTACAAATTCGATACATACATCACAACCATTGATAAAAAAGATAGAGCAAAAGTTCTTGAAGTTACGCTGTGTGTAGAAACTTCTGAGCAAAAATCTGCAAAATCAGGCAATGAAATTGGGTCAGTTATTGGTCAAGCTGTTAATCGCACCAGAGATTGGGTTGATACACCAGCAAATCATTTGCACCCAACAGCATTAGCAGACCATGCTAAAAAATTAGCAAAAGAAAAAGGTCTTAAGTGCACAATCTTTAGCGAAGAAGAAATTAAAAAAATGGGCATGGGCGGAATTGCAGGTGTTTCTGCAGGATCTGCGCAAGATGCAAAATTTGTGATTCTTGAGTACAAATCTAAAAAAGCAAAAGCGCAAACTATTGGATTTGTGGGTAAAGGTATAACATTTGATTCTGGAGGGCTCAGCATTAAACCTGCAAACTCTATGGAAGAAATGAAAGAAGATATGGCTGGTGCAGCTTCTGTCATCAATACGCTTGCTGCGTTGGCTGATTTAAACCCCGACGTTAACGTTATTGGTTTTGCAGCAATCACTGAAAATTTGCTCGGTGGGTCAGCGCAAAAACCAGGTGACATCGTAACTTTTTACAATGGTAAAACTGCTGAAGTTCGTAACACTGATGCAGAAGGCCGTCTTGTTTTGGCTGATGCGCTTTCATACGCGGTTAAAAATTATAAACTTGATGCAATCATTGATGTAGCAACGCTTACTGGTGCATGCATTTATGCTGTTGGTCCATTTTTCTCTGCATTGCTTAGTGATAATGATGAGTTGGCTGGAAAAGTACAACAAGCAGCGCAGCATTCTGGTGACTACGTATGGCGTTTGCCATTCACTCTAGATTTTAAAGATGCAGTTAAATCATCAGTTGCAGATATTCAAAACGTTGGAAATCCTGCGATTGCAGCAGGAACGATTACTGCAGCATGGTTCTTACGACATTTTACCGATGAAGTTCCATGGGTTCATTTAGACATTGCAAGTACTGCATACAATGTGCCAAACATTAGTTACTATGGAAAAGGTGCAACTGGTTCTTCAGTTCGTCTTTTGATTGATGTAGCTATGAATTGGAAAAAATAG